The sequence below is a genomic window from Aphanothece sacrum FPU1.
ATTCAAAGCAAACACAACAAAAGGCCTCTTTTAGCCACAAAGATAAGTTAAATTTGGAATTTTTGGTTTATTCTATGATAAATTTACGACTATTAACCCTATGTTGAAAAATTGACATGAATACTACCCGATAATTATAATACATCAACCCATTAATTGATAATAAAATAGGATATTGTATATTATTATACATTTTACCCCAGCGTATCGGGAGAGCATTCCTTTAGTCCTTGATTTGTGCTAGAACGCGGAACTTCACGATAAAATGAGACTTAAGACTTGAGCCTAATTATTTATTGTCACCATTAATTCCCAAAGTATAAATATTACCATCAATTAAAAGACGAGTAATTCCTTTAGCGTATAAATAAGAACAAGTTTTATATAATAAACGGCCATCAGGAATTTTAATTACACGCTGAGAACGGTTAGAAAAACGACGTGCTACCCGATGATTATCAAAAACAGGTAAAGTTTTTTGTTGCACTTCTTCGGCTGGAATTTGACCTAAATGCCCAAATTCTTTCAGAGGAATTGCAATTAATTCAGCCGCACGATCAATGACTAAATAACAGGTTTTAGGAAAGGCAGCGATGGACAGAGGTAATATGTTGATCTTACCTCCAGCCAAAGAAGGTTGATAAGTTGATTCATCCTCATCCCAATCATCCTCATCCTCATCCTCATCCTCATCTTGCAATAAATCCTCTCCAAACATCTCCTCTAAGGCCAGAACATCGATATCCTCTAGTTCTTCTTCTAACTCATCCTCCTCTGGTATTGCTTTGAGTTTCAGAGAAGATTTGACCTCACTTAAAACAGGAGAGATTTTTTTCACCGTAACTTCTGGGGGTGTTGTAATAGTTTGAGTTTCCGCTTTAATGGTTGAGACAACAGTTACCTTTTT
It includes:
- a CDS encoding transposase, which codes for MSPKKLTDDDKQEILKLYRQTPETTSTLADRYGVSSSTISRFLKSYLSESEYEDLIQQKRLARTNKPDFPSFELLLETPEELVLETIKPEVAVTPTVMESTVKKVTVVSTPKAETQPTAIPSEVAVKKVTVVSTIKAETQTITTPPEVTVKKISPVLSEVKSSLKLKAIPEEDELEEELEDIDVLALEEMFGEDLLQDEDEDEDEDDWDEDESTYQPSLAGGKINILPLSIAAFPKTCYLVIDRAAELIAIPLKEFGHLGQIPAEEVQQKTLPVFDNHRVARRFSNRSQRVIKIPDGRLLYKTCSYLYAKGITRLLIDGNIYTLGINGDNK